From a region of the Epinephelus fuscoguttatus linkage group LG21, E.fuscoguttatus.final_Chr_v1 genome:
- the LOC125882116 gene encoding uncharacterized protein LOC125882116, translated as MSGCCVYGCQNRYSTGRLKFYRIPTGSRPFQSNRRRLWLQAIKRVDWNEDIIKNARVCSAHFVSGEASLDSSSPDFVPSVFVYTKQSQNPEAKMDRYHRKRRRDDRPNTAVNQPAHSETPEQECSMDHCPAEEDIPVPRREYDDLNLRHSQLQEEYVNLRQEFDTLRAENVKLKEELQKSTFSYTTVKCNIGQLIFLTGLTSVIFEWLLTKITCSVQRISQKLTVEDHLLVILMKLRLGLSNTDLAYRFKVSKTTVSNILRSWVPAMAMVLKPLIKWPSKGAILKNMPKIFKRNFKRCRCIIDCTEIFIARPSNLTARAQTWSNYKHNNTIKYLIGITPAGAISFLSPGWGGRVSDKQITKESGFFKLLEPKDEVLADRGFLIRDELAAYGATLRIPHFTKGKKQLSAQEVDTSRQLSRVRIHVERVIGQWKNFKILQTVIPVSQVNILDDVVTVCGALTNLCKSVVPK; from the exons ATGTCTGGTTGTTGCGTGTACGGTTGTCAGAATCGATATTCCACCGGCAGACTAAAGTTTTACAGGATTCCGACAGGATCACGACCGTTTCAGAGCAACCGGCGGCGTCTGTGGCTGCAAGCGATTAAACGTGTTGACTGGAATGAGGACATAATCAAAAATGCTCGCGTCTGCAGCGCCCACTTTGTATCAG GTGAGGCATCATTGGACTCTAGTAGTCCTGATTTTGTGccttctgtgtttgtgtacacaAAACAAAGCCAGAACCCCGAGGCAAAGATGGACAG GTACCataggaaaaggaggagagatgACAGACCTAACACTGCAGTAAATCAACCTGCTCATTCTGAAACTCCAGAACAAGAATGCAGTATGGATCATTGTCCTG CTGAGGAGGATATCCCAGTTCCAAGGAGAGAGTACGATGATCTGAACCTGAGACACAGTCAACTTCAGGAGGAGTATGTCAACCTGCGACAGGAGTTTGACACACTACGAGCTGAAAATGTaaagctgaaagaggagctgcAAAAATCTACATTTTCCTATACCACTGTTAAGTGCAACATTGGACAATTGATTTTTCTCACAGGACTGACCTCCGTGATCTTTGAGTGGCTGCTTACAAAAATAACGTGCAGCGTACAAAGAATTAGCCAAAAACTTACAGTAGAGGACCACCTATTGGTTATATTGATGAAATTAAGGTTGGGCCTAAGTAATACTGACTTGGCATATAGATTTAAGGTATCAAAAACCACCGTATCAAATATTTTGCGGAGCTGGGTCCCTGCTATGGCCATGGTCCTCAAGCCACTCATTAAATGGCCAAGTAAGGGGGCAATACTTAAAAATATGCCAAAAATATTCAAGCGCAACTTTAAAAGATGCCGGTGCATAATAGATTGCACTGAAATTTTCATAGCTAGACCCAGTAATCTGACTGCCAGGGCCCAGACATGGTCAAAttataaacacaacaacaccatTAAATATTTGATTGGCATCACTCCAGCTGGTGCAATTTCATTTCTGTCTCCTGGGTGGGGTGGACGGGTTTCAGACAAGCAGATCACTAAAGAGTCAGGTTTCTTCAAACTTTTGGAGCCTAAGGATGAGGTTTTAGCAGACAGAGGATTTCTCATCAGAGATGAGCTTGCGGCTTATGGTGCAACCCTTCGTATCCCTCATTTCACCAAAGGAAAAAAGCAGCTTTCTGCACAGGAAGTGGACACATCTAGACAACTTTCTCGTGTGAGGATCCATGTGGAACGAGTTATTGGTCAGTGGAAGAACTTTAAGATTTTGCAAACAGTTATTCCAGTGTCGCAGGTTAACATACTAGATGATGTTGTGACTGTATGTGGTGCCCTCACAAACCTCTGTAAGAGTGTTGTTCCCAAATGA